A window of the Leptospira brenneri genome harbors these coding sequences:
- a CDS encoding nitrous oxide reductase family maturation protein NosD: MKTLLNSNNQFKYKIPRILKRSQNLFILSSKSLILFFILLFFNLTELNSKTISVCTNCPVNSVKKAISLSQNGDTIKIQSGIYKEGFLPITKSISIVGETGVVIDGLKQNHVFGVYANGVHLQNLKIIGSGISDLSEFAGVYSEKIKDCFFENLVLEDNVYGFYLAETNGCTLKDNISIGNAENEVLGGNGIHLWSSNHNKIIGNQLQKHRDGIYLEFSENLKIEGNQSEENIRYGMHFMFSGHNQFSKNIFKNNSAGVAVMYSKNITMEENQFIENWGESSNGILLKDIADSKLLKNRFEGNTIAVFADGITNIEFLKNDFINNGWGIKILGNTDHNQIKDNNFIKNVFDVSTNTKSTTNEFINNYWDHYEGYDLDKDHIGDVPHKTIHFFGYWIAVYPFLMVLYESPVVLFLQGIEKAFPIVTPIEFEDQHPRMKERI; this comes from the coding sequence ATGAAGACTCTGCTCAATTCCAATAACCAATTCAAATACAAAATACCAAGAATTTTAAAAAGGTCACAAAACCTTTTCATTTTATCTTCTAAAAGCCTAATTCTTTTTTTTATATTATTATTTTTTAATTTAACAGAACTAAATTCAAAAACTATTTCCGTATGTACAAATTGTCCTGTTAATTCCGTCAAAAAAGCAATTTCTCTATCACAAAACGGAGATACAATCAAAATCCAATCCGGAATATATAAAGAAGGATTTTTACCCATTACCAAATCCATATCCATCGTAGGAGAAACAGGAGTTGTTATTGATGGATTAAAACAAAATCATGTATTTGGGGTTTATGCAAATGGAGTTCATCTCCAAAATTTAAAAATCATAGGAAGTGGAATCTCTGACTTAAGTGAATTTGCCGGTGTGTATTCAGAAAAGATTAAAGATTGTTTTTTTGAAAATCTAGTCTTAGAAGACAATGTATATGGATTTTATCTAGCTGAAACAAATGGTTGCACTCTCAAAGATAATATATCCATAGGAAATGCAGAAAACGAAGTACTTGGTGGAAATGGAATTCATCTTTGGTCTTCAAACCATAACAAAATTATTGGGAATCAATTACAAAAGCATCGTGATGGTATTTATTTAGAATTCTCCGAAAACTTAAAAATAGAAGGAAATCAATCAGAAGAAAACATTCGTTATGGAATGCATTTTATGTTTTCTGGGCATAATCAATTCAGTAAAAATATTTTTAAGAATAATTCTGCCGGTGTCGCGGTCATGTATAGCAAAAACATTACCATGGAAGAAAACCAGTTTATTGAAAATTGGGGAGAAAGTTCCAACGGGATTTTACTCAAAGATATTGCTGATAGTAAACTTTTAAAAAATCGATTTGAAGGAAATACGATTGCCGTTTTTGCAGATGGGATTACTAATATTGAATTTTTAAAGAATGACTTCATCAACAATGGATGGGGAATTAAAATTTTAGGAAACACTGACCATAATCAAATCAAAGACAATAATTTTATTAAAAACGTCTTTGATGTAAGTACCAATACAAAATCTACCACCAATGAGTTTATAAATAACTATTGGGATCATTATGAAGGTTACGATTTGGATAAGGACCATATCGGTGATGTTCCCCATAAAACCATTCATTTCTTTGGATACTGGATTGCCGTGTATCCTTTCCTCATGGTTTTATATGAATCACCAGTAGTTCTTTTTTTACAAGGAATCGAAAAAGCATTCCCTATAGTAACACCCATTGAATTTGAAGACCAACATCCTAGGATGAAGGAACGAATATGA
- a CDS encoding nitrous oxide reductase accessory protein NosL produces the protein MWFKILKLVSIFLTATLIGCGEVQPERLTVGEIKCSHCSMNIVDMRFHTQLITYKGKRYHFDAIECMDQFQKQKNLEIQNIWVTNYLNTKEFLSKDKAIIIHSTKIRSPMGAGLAAFKTHEDSAQFQ, from the coding sequence ATGTGGTTTAAAATCCTTAAACTAGTTTCTATTTTCCTCACAGCTACACTCATAGGCTGTGGGGAAGTACAACCAGAAAGACTGACAGTAGGTGAAATAAAATGCAGCCATTGTTCTATGAATATTGTAGATATGAGATTCCATACCCAACTCATTACGTACAAAGGTAAAAGATACCACTTCGATGCCATTGAATGTATGGATCAGTTTCAAAAACAAAAGAATTTAGAAATTCAAAACATTTGGGTTACCAACTACTTAAATACAAAAGAATTCCTTTCAAAAGATAAAGCGATCATCATCCATTCAACCAAAATCCGTTCTCCAATGGGAGCTGGACTTGCTGCTTTTAAAACTCATGAAGACTCTGCTCAATTCCAATAA